One Mobula birostris isolate sMobBir1 chromosome 23, sMobBir1.hap1, whole genome shotgun sequence genomic window, AAATCAGTCACCATCAttcctgtaccaaagaactctacaccttcagaactaaatgactattgcccagtggcaacGACACcgatcatcatgaagtgctttgaacagctgATAATGGCACAGATCAAAATCTCCATTCCTTTCACATTGGACACTCACTAATATGCTTACTGAAAGAACTGCTCTACGACAGGTGCCACAGCATCTGTCAtgtacctggccctgacacacctacaaaacaaggacacttatgtcagaatgctgtttctggatttcatttcggcattcaacactattgtctcaCAGACCTTGGTCCTACTTCTTGGTTTAAATACATCACTGTGCAATTGgctgttggacttcctaaccaacagacctcagatagtcaggatgcacagcaGCTCCCCCCTACCCACCATCCTCGACACTGGTGCCCCCGAGGGTTGTGTGCTGAGCTcattgctgttcactctgctcacacataacTGCAGAGTTAGATTCCTGAGCAATCACAGCATCAAGCTCGCAAATGACATGACGCTGGTGAGGCTCGTCACCAACAAAAATGAGATGGCTAACAGAAAGGAGGTGGAAAAGCTCGAGGGCtggtgccaggcagacaacctcttccttaaggttgacAAGACAAAGGAGGTGTTTTTTCACTGTAGGAGAACTcacacccctcacatcccctcccTTTACATCGGCAGCACAGAAGTGGAAACtggaagcagtttcaaactcctggaagTGCATATCacccacaacctctcatggtcccagaacaaatcttAAACAGTCAAGACAGCTCACTAGCACCTCTACTTTCCGAAacagctgaagagagctggacttttcACATGCATATTCATGTCATTCTGAAAATGTGccgtagagagcatcctaataaGCTGTATCACTGCTTAGAATGACAACTCCACTGCAGCAGGCATCAAGGCTCTACAGGAAGGCTCAGAACTGGTCACCATATCACTGGCAagggcatatatacagaaaggtgccggagaaGGGCCagaaatatcatgaaggatcccacccaccctacttGTGGACAGCCTACCCCactctcatcaggaaggaggctatgtagcatctacgccaggaccaccagactcaaaaactttcgccaagcagtgaggctgatcagcACTAACTCCACccctactttattatttcctgtcagtcacctagcgtcactttatggacatacaatcaatccatgtatacaagttatatatttatatttattgtgtattttattattattatttgttctcTATTGTTGGTGTCTTTTTGGTGCTACATCAGATCTTGAgcagcaattattttgttctccgtgcacttgtgtacaggaaatgacattaaacaattttgaatcttgaatcttgaatgtattTCTTCAAACAGTAAATTGCCTTGGATATCTCCACTTTGACACAGGTTTGGTAGTTTAGTGACTGCTTAGGAGCAAGGGGTATTTCTGTAGAGCACAGCATGGCCTGTGGGACAACCAACGCTACTTCACAATCAGATATGTCTTTCAACACTTTAGGTGTCCTTAAGAGATCTGAAGGTACGGTTTAATAACCAGCATCTAGAAAGATAGGATCATATTCAGGGGAGACCCGATCTGGAGCATTCAGGAGCTTTTCAGGCAGATGAAtatggggagagggaagagactGACCCAGACAAATGAGCAGAAACAGCAGACCCTTTCTGACATGTATACCTGTGATGCCCTCATCACTGCATACTTCACCTAGACTTCATTTGTCCACATATCTGAAATATAACTACCAAATCTGCTTGTCCCTGTGGCATTCTTGTCAGCAAATCAAGAAAGTTGTCTGGAAACAGCATGCCTTGCAATCAGTTTTCTGTGTCCTTCCATGTATCTCGATTACACAAAGTTAAAGGACCTTGACAGACATTAACTACAAGTCTACAAGAAAGTGTTGCCAGCAAATAATATTTGACCCTAATTACAATTAGTGTAACTTAACACTCTAACATTGCGATTCCTTGCACCAACACaaatctgctctctctctctctctctctttcttccttaAACTCCCATAACTTCAGCAAAGTCAGAGCTTTTTGCTCAGATATGAGTTCTGACACTGAGGTGACTTTGGTATCATGAAAGCCCCCTCAGACTTCTCTTGCTGAGTGGAGGCTCATTAACAGATTGCTACCCAGCAGAATTTTATGATCTAATTCAGACCAGCCTTTGTTTCATGAACATAATGCACACTAATCAGAACGGAGTTGCCATTCTTCTATTTGGAATAGATCACTCATTCTATTTTTTGCCACAAACATAATTATCTCAACCTGGATAGGCAGCTCTTTGTTAATTAATATAGTCGAACTGAGGTATTTTGGGAAGCATATTTCTCCttaaataagcaagcaagaaaTCTAAAGTAAAAACAACTTTTGTACCGTTGGCAAATCTTTTATATTGATTATTTTTGGACTAACATAACATTCCATCAGCACCACTAACTTTTACCCCTAATGGTAAACCAAGACTGAGCAATACCCTTTGACCACGACTGAGGATGAGGAAACCTAATCTCTCGTTAGCTGATGTCAGTGCACGTTTTCCAAGTGGAACTGCAGCGCAGCGGTCTGGAATAAAATTTAGTTCCCCCTGTCCACCCCACACAGGGTCAGGCCTGCGCGGTCTTTGTGCCATACACTAGGTGGTGCAGTTACCAGGAGAGCACTCAGGGAACTTAATTCCTGGCATTTTCCCCTGTGGTTCATTACAAAAATATATAGGATGTTTTGTTTTAAAAAGGATAGAAACTATAACTGAAGTAGATTGCCGTAGTGAAGTGACAAGGTTAACTTTCTTTCACAAAAAGTGACAATTCATAGTTAAGTATACCCGTTCAGGACAGCAACTAAAGCGAAAGAGCAATGACACTGCATCGGAATCCCAAAGCGTAGGTACTTGTCTCATGTTGAAAGAACGCAATATCCCTCAACGTCTACTTTCTTTAAGCAAAGAAATGTATCAGTTACGTGTTAATATTTTATAGGTGTAGTTAGTAGTTAGGAATTAGTAACTTATTAATAAATGCTTCAGTAACGGCATGGTGTTGATGTTGGGACGGTGCAAGAGTTGTTACAGATAACGTTAACCGATAGCGTAAACGTCTGTGAAAAGCTGCAGTAAAAACCAGGTATAATTTGGGAGAGTCCAGGTATTGAGataaagggatttttttttattctacCAGTTTTCATATGCATACACAATTTTATTGATGAAGGTGAGATTGAAAGAAAACTTCCCGGGAGCAAATAACTGAATTCTCACATTCCCTCAAAAAACTGAAGAGACGTTTTAAACCCACGTCTCCGAACTGGCGATAAGCACCAGAGACAATTGTGGTAAATTGCCTCTTGGCACAGTCCCCTAGATTGTACACGCTGACCACGTTCCCACGGAGCGAGGTCTCGCTTTCTCTGCTCTGCTGAGGTAATGGGGGCCGATGAAATCTTCGCTGTGAGCCTCCACCCCCCCCCGCACACTTTATCGTGATCTGGCGCGCTACTGTAATTCGTGCAGTAATCTAAACAGTTAAATTGGAAATCCAATCAAGGCAACCTATCGAGATGGGGAGATTTTGATTTATAGGAGAGGCAGCCATGGAAAGGGACACAAGTCAGTCTGGAGtttggcagaataaacaaagTGGAAGGGATGTGGAGCTGAGTCTTCGTCGGCAGTGCCACTCATTAATCCGGAAGGCGGGTATAAATTGGGTGGACGagtgtggccagtgaggatgagGGTGTGCTCTGGTGAATTGGGGACGGGGAAAGGTTTCTCTCACGCCGGGAGTCCGACGTGATTCTTCCTCGTTGTTGAGGAACGTCAACTTCACGTCATCGCAGGGGATGGTGAGGGGCTGAACTATTTTAAATGCTGTGATTGTAGAGTCCCTGCCCATCTGTCTGTGtctatgtgggagagagagagggagcggagGTGCGGAGCCGGGCTGCGAGATTTAACAGGCGGGGGCTGACCAGGGAAATGCGAGGTGGTCCGCTGACTGATCAGAAAAAGACTCGACTTGGCCCTAGTCGCTCCTGAGGAGGGAGGAGATCGCCCCCGACCCAAGATGACTCTCGTGCCGGAGGAAAACATCGACGAGTCGGTGGCGTTGGCCGCGCTTTCTCAGGGTAACTGCGACCCCGAGCTGTTGGGGCAAGAATGCTGCGAGAGGGCGCTCATCAACATCTCAGGGCTGAGGTTCGAGACGCAGCTTCGGACCCTCGCCCAGTTCCCCGACACCTTGCTGGGCGACCCGCGAAAGAGGATGCGCTACTTCGACCCTCTTCGAAACGAGTATTTCTTCGACAGAAATCGCCCCAGCTTCGACGCCATCCTCTACTTCTACCAGTCGGGAGGGAGGCTGAGGAGACCCGCTAACGTGCCTGTCGACATTTTCATGGAGGAGATTAAATTCTACGAGATGGGTGAGGAAGCCATCGAAAATTTCCGAGAGGAGGAAGGTTTTATCAAAGAAGAAGAGCGCATTTTGCCCACCAACGAGTACCAACGTCAAGTTTGGCTTCTGTTCGAATACCCGGAGAGTTCAGGGTCCGCCAAGGGGATTGCCATAGTCTCCGTCCTTGTCATTCTCATCTCCATCATTATTTTCTGCCTGGAGACCCTGCCTGAATTCAGAGAAGATACCCGCCTGGAACCGAGGAGAATCGTTGTCAATGGCACTGACACCTTGGGGGTGAACATGTTTACCGACCCTTTCTTCATCATCGAGACTCTCTGCATTGTTTGGTTTTCTTTCGAACTGTTGGTGAGATTTTTCTCTTGCCCCAGTAAATCTAGCTTCTCCAAGAATATCATGAACATCATTGACATTGTAGCCATCATTCCGTACTTCATCACCCTGTTTACCGAGTTAGTGTATCATCAAAGCAACGGGCAACAGACGATGTCCTTGGCAATCCTCAGGGTCATCCGCCTGGTTCGAGTGTTCCGAATCTTCAAGCTGTCCAGGCACTCCAAGGGGCTTCAGATTTTGGGGAAAACCCTGCAAGCCAGTCTGAGGGAGCTGGGGTTGCTCATGTTCTTCCTCTTCATCGGGGTCATCCTGTTTTCCAGCGCCGTCTACTTCGCCGAGACGGACGACCCGGACTCCAGCTTCTCCAGCATCCCGGACGCTTTCTGGTGGGCAGTAGTTACCATGACGACAGTGGGTTATGGAGACAAGTATCCCGTCACCATCGGAGGCAAGATTGTGGGATCCCTGTGCGCCATCGCCGGCGTCCTGACCATCGCGCTGCCCGTGCCCGTCATTGTGTCCAACTTCAACTACTTCTACCACCGGGAGAACGAGCACGAAGACCAGGCTGAGTACATGCACATCAGCAGCGGGCAGCAGGCACATTCCCTCGGCCAACTCAAAGTCAGCAACCAGTCCCTCAACAAAAGCGAGGCAGAGGATAACGTGGACGCACTGATCAAGGATCATCAGTACCCGGACTACACCCCTATCAAACAGAGACCGTTAGACAACCAAACCAGGAAAATATTCACTGATGTATGATCAAAGGCAGGAGACAGCGGGGGGAACGGGGGCTAAATACTTACTGAGAAACTCTCCATCCAGTGCTTTAAGTCACGTTAAAAAGAAACATTTTCTGACGTTCAGTCTCAACAACACACGGAAGGCTGAAAAAATGTACAAATGCATTTGTGGCAGAATTAGATCAAGGAGGAGGGATGCATCAGATTGctcaacagatttttttttagctttgCAATCAAAATGTTAAATTTTCGACATTTTCTGCAGTTTAGCCAACGAGACCACCATTTGTTTTGCTTTCGTTTTGGTAATTCCGTCATTCTAGTTTACAGTTTTGTCTTCAAAGCACACTAGCTaaattaaagaaaacaaacaaatacgtgtgtatatatgtgtgtgtgtatatatatacatacaatatatgtgtatatatacattTTTAATCAGTCCAGCATTTCGTGGGTTTGGGGATCTAGACAGGGACTATGTATTTCCATGGAGATgggaattcagctcccacgccctccctcccccacctcagcgggaaaatgtctgacctgaatgGGGAGAAAACAAAGCTTCAGGATTTTCAAATCAGTAAGAAAATGTTTGCACAGAAAGCGGAGTGGGCGGAAGGGCGGAATTAACCAGCAATCaaacattgagagagagagagagtgagagaaagggagagaacgagagatagagagaggggggAACAAAATGATGCGAAGATTACAAATCGAAGGAGAACAGCTGTTGCTGTAATGCCAGAAATGAATATCTAAACAGCATCGACTCCACCGTAGAACTCACTGATTATTCTGCAGTTAGGTCAAAGCAATTTCCGATATGATACACTGGATACATTTGATGTGCCATTGTCCTGCCTCTCTGGAGGTGGGGGAGGATTAAGCAAAAACACCTTTCTCAATCATCGACGTTgtgtatttttttaatatttttgaaGAGAGGGCGGTCGATACCTTGAAACAATTATGGCTGTTGATTGCATTCGTGCCATTATTTTGTTCCACTTTATGATTCCAGTTGCTACCCAGCCCTACCCCTCCTAACGTGAACGTCTTGAAGTGCCTGCTTGAGAAAGAGACAAAACAAGGGACACGTGTGAGATCCAGGCTGAGGCGGTCTGCCTGCAGCAACACGCCGCTGAGGGCGGCGATGCGCCGACTAACCAGCACCTCCCCGTGGGACAATCTCGTCAGCGTCGTCGGTTGTCACGGCAACCTTCTGGCCCGCTCTCTCGCCCGACGGCCGGAGGTGACGCGCCTCACTCAAAAAGTAAATCATCATTCGAAAATGACTCAATTACTGCTTTATTTGCATTGACATTCTACAAAGCCCCCAAACTCGCTGCCTTGTGGAGATATTGTTTCAATGCAAACATTCGATCTAATTCTCTGTACCACTGGCCGGCTCAGCCGTGTTACAATTTACCCCAACTCAATGGAATTTGTTTCTaccagcagaaatgtggtttgaAGTGTCCAAAGCAAACGTGAGTGACCAGCCACCATTTTCAGCTGTAAATTGTACAGTCAATAGAGATGATTTCCAATTTTGACTTTAAACCCAGATCAGGATCCTTGTACGCAAATTCTCCCCCACGACAGCGAATAACCACACTACCTGGAACTGTGGCCAGCGGATTTCAGTCAAACTCCTGATCGAAGGATTaatgtgaaattgagtgaagtcaGCCTGGTGCTGGGAGTTAGGTCGCTCCCTGGTCTCTAAGATGCCGCCCTCATTGCATGGAAATCCCAAATCTAAGAGTGCAAATTCTCACTGGAGTTAGTAACTCAAATCCCTCGGGTAAAGGGCGAATGACTTTTCTTTGATTATTTCAAGACTTTCAATCGGCGCACACACACAATGGGGAACTTGAAGCAATTGCCGAAATTCCTTTGCGGGACTCTCACTGATCACCGGACATGACCCAGTGGGACACTTGACCTGCTTGGAATTGCCAAGACCGTTACGCAAGCCTCGCGGGTCTGAAGGAGAGGACTAATGTAGCCAAATCTCCTTGCAGGCCACTCAGAGAACACGCAAGCTTTACCACTAATCGCGAAAACCAAGATTCACAAAGTAGACAGGAATGTTTACATCAAAATTGCCAGTTTGTGACGGCACGGTGTGAAAGGTGAGTGTTATCGTTAATGGTTATAATTACAATGGAAGTATCACTTGTTTCTTTACACATCGAGATTTATATAATTATAGATCATCAACCTCACTCAGTGTGCAATTTCGCCACAAGGAAATATATTTGGCATTTCTGCGTGCTGTTGCATTTACGAGATTTTGTTGGCACAGCGTAGTATTTGCTTAaattttgcttatatatttttttacatttttttttcgAAAGGTAGCGTTTCTAGACGTTCCAATCCCTTTAAATGTGACCAAACCGAGATTTCTCTCTTACCAATTCGAGATGGAATCAGGGCAACGAGCAGCACCCGACTGTGATTGTAAATTTTGGAGTGCTTTTATAGGGGATGATGGATAACCTTTTGTCCTTTTGAGGGATGTAAATGTCAAGCATTCCCCGCCTGCAGTTATTCCCGCTGACGACATTGCTAACAATACCCGATCTATGTATATATGTGACTGCTCAAATAGATGGAAAAGATTCCATTGCACGATGGGAAGAAAAACCGGGAGTCCTCCTATCCTTCGCATCATTCCTCAACCAACCCATGCACGCACAAAAATGATCAGTATCCTGCTCTACATAATTGCCatgaggaattcagcaagccaggcagcatctgtggagaggaattaagtttactcccctccatagatgctgcctgacatactgAGTTCCTAGCATTTTTCTGTGTCACtggagattccagcatctgtggaatctcgTGTGTCTACATAATTGCCAGCCAATTTGCCCATGTAAAGGGCGGATAGATTTTTGCAAGAAACCCATTGATTTTGAAACATAGGGGATTCTGAGGATGTGAGTATGTGCTATACCGTATATATGCAATTTATTTTCTTATCGTAATTTTTGGTAACTTCAGTATATTGGCATTTCAGTTAAAGTTGCTCAGATATCACTACCCTGACATGTGGTGCATATTTTAATATTTAGATGAAGGGTTTACAGAATCATTTCAGTATTGAAGGGGATCATTCAACCCATCACTTCTGTTTTTTACTTGCCCAGTGAACCTTATTTTTTTTCCCTGTACCttatccaatttatttttaaaaatagcaaTCAAATATGGTGCCACAACCTTTCTGTAATTCTGAATGCTAATGTTAATACATACAGACAGCTCAAGGAGGCTATTATATAAGCAGGTTAACTATTCTGGTAACTTGGAACTTCTGAGAGATGAGTGGAGCCTTTTAGAACTTCTGACACAGAGTCTATCATTTAAGTCCAAGAAAATGAGTTGAATGTGTAGCATTCGTTTTTTTACCTGGTTTATGTTTTGAAAGTGCTGGAATTAGTTAATCAAATGATAGACTAAGCATGTTCTCAAGGTCTAAGCTCTTGTTACATCCTGTGCAATGGAGCAATTGTTTAGGTTAAAATGTCACCCTTGCAGACATTTTATAAGTACAGGAGAATGGGAGAATTAGGGCATTATGTTGTATTATTGCTGGTTCACCTAGAGGAGTCAGTATAACCAAGGAATTTGATGTTGCTGCTGTTTTACAGGTAAAATGGCATCTCTGTGGCTGAATAAGTTGCGGTAACATATCATTGCATTGTTATTGCACTTAAATAAGAAAAAAGGAATGATTTCTCTTAGAATGGTGAAAGGATTCAATATAAGTATAAAAGCATAAAGCAAAATTGTTAAATTTATCTTTCATCTTTAGAACAGCATTTGCAGATTACAAGAATGCTGTTTTGAAAAATAAATTCATATTATAAGAACTATCATTCTCAGAATATGTATTCAGGGCAGCAAGATGCCATTGGTACGGTGAGGGCAGGAGTACTTAATATTGACAGTGACAGAGAGTTCTTATGTGTATTATGTGTTAGGAATTCATAAGTACTAAAAATATAATCAATTTTACTAGGCATAGTCTACACATAGCCTATTAGCAAACTGCTTCACTATGCATGTCATAATATGGCCTTCTTTATGGCTGGTGTAAAAGTATCAAGTGAAAAATAGCTTTGGTTTCTAGTCAGTCAAATTTTCCCTCATCCTGGCTCTTAAGAACAGGTGCACTTTGAGCACCTTGGCATGAAACATTGTGGATCAGCCAGTAAAACATGCATTCGTAGGCATTAGTTTGAAGGAGAAAGTTCCAGATTTCCACCAAATTTTATGTAATGAAAGATTTCCTCACATTACTTCAAATTATTGCCCTTTGTTCAGCTATCTTCCCACCAGTGGAGATAGTTGTCTCCATCTCCCTCGTGAACTCCATTAATCATCTTAAATACTTTAATTCATTTTTCAAAAATCAAGGGAATATAGTGAAAAATGTAATAATAGTTCAACAGAGTAAAATTAATTTAATGTCTCCTGCCTGAAGGATTTCTTTTCAGAGTTTACTTTCAATGATTTTGGTAATTATTTAAGATGCTGGGCAGCACAAATATTTCAAGTGCTGTCAGACTCAAGGTGTTTAGTGTGATGCAACATTTCATCTCTTCTTTGATTTCTTATGATTTGGAAAGTATTTTCTGATAAAGT contains:
- the LOC140186765 gene encoding potassium voltage-gated channel subfamily A member 3-like: MTLVPEENIDESVALAALSQGNCDPELLGQECCERALINISGLRFETQLRTLAQFPDTLLGDPRKRMRYFDPLRNEYFFDRNRPSFDAILYFYQSGGRLRRPANVPVDIFMEEIKFYEMGEEAIENFREEEGFIKEEERILPTNEYQRQVWLLFEYPESSGSAKGIAIVSVLVILISIIIFCLETLPEFREDTRLEPRRIVVNGTDTLGVNMFTDPFFIIETLCIVWFSFELLVRFFSCPSKSSFSKNIMNIIDIVAIIPYFITLFTELVYHQSNGQQTMSLAILRVIRLVRVFRIFKLSRHSKGLQILGKTLQASLRELGLLMFFLFIGVILFSSAVYFAETDDPDSSFSSIPDAFWWAVVTMTTVGYGDKYPVTIGGKIVGSLCAIAGVLTIALPVPVIVSNFNYFYHRENEHEDQAEYMHISSGQQAHSLGQLKVSNQSLNKSEAEDNVDALIKDHQYPDYTPIKQRPLDNQTRKIFTDV